The Brachyhypopomus gauderio isolate BG-103 chromosome 1, BGAUD_0.2, whole genome shotgun sequence genome includes the window GAAATATCTACCCGATTCCATGCTTTTCTATAGACTACAAGACTAGGCTGCAAAATGATTAGACGTTGATGCGTctgaaatgtttaaataaaggACATGCCTGTCCTTGGTAAAATGACATGTCTTTCAACTAACAGATAACTTCAAGctctttttaaattttatttaaaagaatTTGCTAAATAGGTTTAAAACAATTGAAAATATGAATCAACTTCGTGATGCCGACTTTCTAATTCTCTTTCTTGAGTTGCTCTTCAAATAATTTCATAATTTTTAACTGTTTGCATGTTCTGTTTTTGTCAGTACATTCCGCACTAAATCATACAATATAggatatatatattataagaaAATCCATAGGACTCATGGATATTACCTCAGTAATGGTAATTACATATCGGATAGTTATTACTGTGCGTTAAGAATTAGTTGACAAGGGTACCGTTAAATCTTGCATCGCTCTTCTGCAGTGGAATATTGTGCGCGGTTATATAGTTTTGTCGATGTACTCCGATACTCAGCGTCCATGATCTACAACTGCGCTATTGTGTGGACTGTACATTAGACTACTGTGCAGTAGCGTCGTGAAAGCACAGAAAATCAACGCCATCTGGACTACAAATATTCTGAGATTTATATGAAAGTTAGTGGAAATATAATTTAACACTATATAGCATATATTTCACTTTGGCACAAGAAGTGGACAAGAAACTATTAATTCGGTTTATAAAGTGTATCGTTGACTAAGACTGCGTGATATTAGTATGCATTTGTTCATCTGTTCTTTAATAAGCGTGAAGTGCGCTCACAGCTGCCTGACACAGGACAGGGAGGCGCATTAGGACCCAGCGTACGCCCGCCTCCCGAGCGCTAGTAAGTATTGCTTCGCTATATAAGACGCTCCGAAGGCAGTTGCGCGACAGATGTGAGGTACACAAGCGCGGTGCGAAACGTCTTCACAGCACATTTCGCTTTGCAAGAAGACGTGACTCCTACTTAGCGCTACACACATCGCAACGATTGACTTCAAAACACGGTTGCTGGAGCTTCCGCTGGGACAGCCGGCAAGTTTGCCCTCTAGAAACTCGCCGAGCCAGCGCGGCTTTCCCCTGTAGTGTGAGCAAGCTGGATTCTCGGAGCTCTTCACCATGTCTGGCGGGTTTTAGATACTCCATGGAGCAACCGAACCTGTACGAGGTAGCCCCTCGGCCCCTGGTGAACAGCCTCGCGCAGAGCCAGCAAAGTGCCTACTGCTATAAAGACACGAGCGCCGCCGGAGATCTCAGCGAAATTTGCGAGAACGAGAACTCCATCGACATTAGTGCATACATCGACCCAGCCGCTTTCAACGACGAGTTCCTCGCTGATTTGTTCCACAACAGCTCCAAACAAGAGAGGCTGAAACTGGCTAGCGGCGAATACGAATACCCCCACGGTGCCAATGGCGCACCGGGGCCACAGCAGATGTATGGGTGTATGAACACCTACATGGACTCTTCGAAACTGGAACCGATCTACGACAACCCTTCAACACGCATGAGACCCGTGGCTATTAAACAAGAACCACGGGAGGACGACGAGCTCGGCAACTCGTTGCCGTCCACATACCACCACTCTCAACATCACCCGGCGCATCTGTCGCACCTACAGTACCAGATTGCGCATTGTGCGCAAACCACCATGCATCTCCAGCCGGGGCATCCGACACCTCCACCGACTCCCGTTCCCAGCCCGCACCACCAGCAGAGCAACCTTCCCGGCGGATCCATGAAGATGATGGGAGACCGAGGCAAGTCCAAGAAGCACGTCGACAAGAACAGCCCCGAGTACCGCATGAGGAGGGAGCGCAACAACGTGGCCGTGCGCAAGAGCAGGGACAAGGCGAAAATGCGCAACGCCGAGACTCAGCAGAAGGTGATAGAACTGTCGGCGGATAACGAGAGACTGCGCAAGAGGGTGGACCACCTCACCCGGGAACTGGAGACTTTACGGGGCATCTTCAGGCAGCTCCCCGACGGCTCGTTTGTCAAAGCCATGGGCAACTGTGCCTAACGGACACAAACTGGAGCCTGCTAGATTTTTCAAGTCGTGTTATCGTGTCTGCTGGATGTACTAGATGTGACAGATACTGAACCTGTTCCTACAGAAGTCAGGCAGCTGTGGTATCTACGTGTGCCTTTTGTACAAAATGATAAGCTCATCTCTACACACATTTGAACTGTGGACTTTTTGTGGATGTTTTCAATGTCATCCGTGTAAGAATGTGTGTTAGCTCCGCGAAACATATCAGTGCAGCTAGTCTAGGGCATGATTTAACTTTAGCAGCTGTTCATGTAAACTCACCAACTTTTATACTCCCCCTCCCAAAACCCTTAATTTCGTGCGATTTTGCCTGTTGAGCTACATTAGAACTGCAAAGTGCACACGGCTTTTTATTTCTGATTTCCAAGGCATAAAACGTGCACTGAAAACTTTCCTGTATTTCCGCTTCTGAAATTCAACTACGCGTGTATGTAGGTTACATATCATTCACCGTGTAGTAGTTTGTGATGGAATTGTTTTATACGTAGGCGGTTAAATGGACTGAAAATGAAATGCCAAAGCAAAGGATGGGAGTACAGTCTCTTAAACTGTGGTATCTGCCATTTGCGAGACAGATTATATGCACTATACGACCTGATGAAGCACATTTTGTTCTGGAGATCTGCCATAGGCTGTGTTCCTAGTTTATTTAACTAGGTTCGGGTACTGATCTGTAAAACGCCTATGCGTGTACGCTTTTTAGAGACAGAGCTTTGTGTTTATGCAGAACAGTTCGTCTGAAATGTCAAAGGTTGTCTCTCTATGCAAGTTTTGTTGTGGTGTTCAGAATGACTGCGATCGAAGATCACCCTTTCTCTCCCGGTATGCAGTGAAGTGCTATTTAGCTCGTTTAAGAACCCTGTTTTTCTATGAGAACATTCTCTAAATTTCAGTGCCTTATGAATCTTTCTGTCTCCATCGTCATCATTGGcatcatttttttctttttggattcaatattttaaatatacagCAAGGAAAAGGAAGCACTTTTACAACCGCCATATTGCAAATGTTATATAAATGTTAAAATACTTGTCACTTGTAAAATAAACATTATATATGCCCCGAAAATTACGAATTATAATAAAAACATTGTGTTACAGCTGATATCTGACTTTGCGCAGTCTTAAAAAAAGAATGATTTTCCGATGGTGAATTAAACATTTGTTCAATGTTTTAGCATAAAGTACTTATAATATGTGTGACGTTTACAAGGATTCACAACTAAAAGGGAAAATTAAACTTAATAAATATTGCTAATGTCACTTCGAATGATTCGGAGGTTGTGAAGTTACGTTCCTCATCGAAAGAGGGCGCTTCTTCGTTAACTTTTTCTAACGGGGTTTGATAACGCTCCGTGTCCACCACAAAATTAACATCAAACAAGACCATTAACATTGATTATACTGAAAAGCAGCATTGTTTAAAGTTAGCgtgtttataaaaaaataccCTAACAAATTAACATGCCGACCCCCCCCCCTTATTTTGGCACAAATACAAAAAGGCCAAACAAAATTTAAACTAATTTTACTGTGTGGGCATATTCAAGTCTCCAGGTCACACCAATAACACTAAATGCACAGTGCAGTCACTGCATACAGTAAAGTGCTAAATGCAACTTTTAACTAAACTGCACAAGGtagactaatgtgatcaaactggACTTCCCAGGGAGCCTCGACTTCTGTGATGAAGCGGCACAGTTAGTTCTTACAAGTGTGTCAGCATTTGTCCCAGTTTGCAGATATTGACAATCAGGTCTTATGCTGGCAGTAGAtcccacatcacacacagtgCCTCATTCACGTCCCTGATTAGCTGCTATCTCCTGGCTATTCGTCAGGAGAAGTGATTGATTAGGCCCTTTGTCATAAGCTTTGGATTGATTAATCTGTCATTGTATAACCAGCTATTGAACACTGCTGATATCATCACCTCACTAgatgtggaagagagagagagagagagagagagagagagagagagagagaaaaactgtgtgtttgtgtgtgtgtgtgtgtgagagagagagagagagagagagagagagagagagagacggagaataAATGTCTCTCAGCCCTTTGGAGTCTTAATTCCTTCCTTTGTTGTCGTTTGCTGTGTTATTACATTAAAACAGTGACGTAATTAAATGTCAGGCCTCTTGCCAGCTCTGCGACAAACCACTTCACAATTATAAAGCATGCATGAGCTGACTTGCATACACTAACATACCATACTAATTTCATCTTGAATTAGATTAATAAATGTTGATTAAGCATTTTTCCAGTGTTGTTTTCAgtgttctatctatctatctatctatctatctatctatctatctatctatctatctatctatctatctatctatctatctatctatctatctatctatctatctatctat containing:
- the cebpa gene encoding CCAAT/enhancer-binding protein alpha, whose translation is MEQPNLYEVAPRPLVNSLAQSQQSAYCYKDTSAAGDLSEICENENSIDISAYIDPAAFNDEFLADLFHNSSKQERLKLASGEYEYPHGANGAPGPQQMYGCMNTYMDSSKLEPIYDNPSTRMRPVAIKQEPREDDELGNSLPSTYHHSQHHPAHLSHLQYQIAHCAQTTMHLQPGHPTPPPTPVPSPHHQQSNLPGGSMKMMGDRGKSKKHVDKNSPEYRMRRERNNVAVRKSRDKAKMRNAETQQKVIELSADNERLRKRVDHLTRELETLRGIFRQLPDGSFVKAMGNCA